One window of the Macaca thibetana thibetana isolate TM-01 chromosome 1, ASM2454274v1, whole genome shotgun sequence genome contains the following:
- the EFNA1 gene encoding ephrin-A1 has protein sequence MEFLWAPLLGLCCSLAAADRHTVFWNSSNPKFRNEDYTIHVQLNDYVDIICPHYEDHSVADAAMERYILYLVEREEYQLCQPQSKDQVRWQCNRPNAKHGPEKLSEKFQRFTPFTLGKEFKEGHSYYYISKPIHQQEDRCLRLKVTVNGKITHSPQAHDNPQEKRLAADDPEVRVLHSIGHSAAPRLFPLAWTVLLLPLLLLQTP, from the exons ATGGAGTTCCTCTGGGCCCCTCTCTTGGGTCTCTGCTGCAGTCTGGCCGCTGCTGATCGACACACCGTCTTCTGGAACAGTTCAAATCCCAA GTTCCGGAATGAGGACTACACCATACATGTGCAGCTGAATGACTACGTGGACATCATCTGTCCGCACTATGAGGATCACTCTGTGGCAGACGCTGCCATGGAGCGGTACATACTGTACCTGGTGGAGCGTGAGGAGTACCAGCTGTGCCAGCCCCAGTCCAAGGACCAGGTCCGCTGGCAGTGCAACCGGCCCAATGCCAAGCATGGCCCAGAGAAGCTGTCTGAGAAGTTCCAGCGCTTCACACCTTTCACCCTGGGCAAGGAGTTCAAAGAAGGACACAGCTACTACTATATCT CCAAACCCATCCACCAGCAAGAAGACCGCTGCTTGAGGTTGAAAGTGACTGTCAATGGCAAAATCA CTCACAGTCCTCAGGCCCATGACAATCCACAGGAGAAGAGACTTGCAGCAG ATGACCCAGAGGTGCGCGTTCTACATAGCATCGGTCACAGTGCCGCCCCACGCCTCTTCCCACTTGCCTGGACTGTGCTGCTCCTACCACTTCTGCTGCTGCAAACCCCGTGA
- the SLC50A1 gene encoding sugar transporter SWEET1 isoform X3, protein MRGLHPWHVLRRPLGPQAHANDPECGQRPVPALSHHGSQVRGRRLRNLGWLSYGALKGDGILIVVNTVGAALQTLYILAYLHYCPRKRVVLLQTATLLGVLLLGYGYFWLLVPNPEARLQQLGLFCSVFTISMYLSPLADLAKVIQTKSTQCLSYPLTIATVLTSASWCLYGFRLRDPYIMVSNFPGIVTSFIRFWLFWKYPQEQERNYWFLQT, encoded by the exons ATGCGTGGTCTTCACCCTTGGCATGTTCTCCGCCGGCCT CTCGGACCTCAGGCACATGCGAATGACCCGGAGTGTGGACAACGTCCAGTTCCTGCCCTTTCTCACCACGGAAGTCAAGTGAGGGGGCGACGGCTGCG CAACCTGGGCTGGCTGAGTTATGGGGCCTTGAAGGGAGACGGGATCCTCATCGTCGTCAACACAGTGGGTGCTGCGCTTCAGACCCTGTATATCTTGGCGTATCTGCATTACTGCCCTCGGAAG CGTGTTGTGCTCCTACAGACTGCAACCCTGCTAGGGGTCCTTCTCCTGGGTTATGGCTACTTTTGGCTCCTGGTACCCAACCCTGAGGCCCGGCTTCAGCAGCTGGGCCTCTTCTGCAGTGTCTTCACCATCAGCATGTACCTCTCACCATTGGCTGACTTG GCTAAGGTCATTCAGACTAAATCAACCCAATGTCTCTCCTACCCACTCACCATTGCTACCgttctcacctctgcctcctggtgccTCTATGGGTTTCGACTCCGAGATCCCTACATCATG GTGTCCAACTTTCCAGGAATCGTCACCAGCTTTATCCGCTTCTGGCTTTTCTGGAAGTACCCCCAGGAGCAAGAGAGGAACTATTGGTTCCTGCAAACCTGA
- the SLC50A1 gene encoding sugar transporter SWEET1 isoform X1 — protein MEAGGFLDSLIYGACVVFTLGMFSAGLSDLRHMRMTRSVDNVQFLPFLTTEVNNLGWLSYGALKGDGILIVVNTVGAALQTLYILAYLHYCPRKRVVLLQTATLLGVLLLGYGYFWLLVPNPEARLQQLGLFCSVFTISMYLSPLADLAKVIQTKSTQCLSYPLTIATVLTSASWCLYGFRLRDPYIMVSNFPGIVTSFIRFWLFWKYPQEQERNYWFLQT, from the exons ATGGAGGCGGGCGGCTTTCTGGACTCGCTCATCTACGGAGCATGCGTGGTCTTCACCCTTGGCATGTTCTCCGCCGGCCT CTCGGACCTCAGGCACATGCGAATGACCCGGAGTGTGGACAACGTCCAGTTCCTGCCCTTTCTCACCACGGAAGTCAA CAACCTGGGCTGGCTGAGTTATGGGGCCTTGAAGGGAGACGGGATCCTCATCGTCGTCAACACAGTGGGTGCTGCGCTTCAGACCCTGTATATCTTGGCGTATCTGCATTACTGCCCTCGGAAG CGTGTTGTGCTCCTACAGACTGCAACCCTGCTAGGGGTCCTTCTCCTGGGTTATGGCTACTTTTGGCTCCTGGTACCCAACCCTGAGGCCCGGCTTCAGCAGCTGGGCCTCTTCTGCAGTGTCTTCACCATCAGCATGTACCTCTCACCATTGGCTGACTTG GCTAAGGTCATTCAGACTAAATCAACCCAATGTCTCTCCTACCCACTCACCATTGCTACCgttctcacctctgcctcctggtgccTCTATGGGTTTCGACTCCGAGATCCCTACATCATG GTGTCCAACTTTCCAGGAATCGTCACCAGCTTTATCCGCTTCTGGCTTTTCTGGAAGTACCCCCAGGAGCAAGAGAGGAACTATTGGTTCCTGCAAACCTGA
- the SLC50A1 gene encoding sugar transporter SWEET1 isoform X2 yields MRMTRSVDNVQFLPFLTTEVNNLGWLSYGALKGDGILIVVNTVGAALQTLYILAYLHYCPRKRVVLLQTATLLGVLLLGYGYFWLLVPNPEARLQQLGLFCSVFTISMYLSPLADLAKVIQTKSTQCLSYPLTIATVLTSASWCLYGFRLRDPYIMVSNFPGIVTSFIRFWLFWKYPQEQERNYWFLQT; encoded by the exons ATGCGAATGACCCGGAGTGTGGACAACGTCCAGTTCCTGCCCTTTCTCACCACGGAAGTCAA CAACCTGGGCTGGCTGAGTTATGGGGCCTTGAAGGGAGACGGGATCCTCATCGTCGTCAACACAGTGGGTGCTGCGCTTCAGACCCTGTATATCTTGGCGTATCTGCATTACTGCCCTCGGAAG CGTGTTGTGCTCCTACAGACTGCAACCCTGCTAGGGGTCCTTCTCCTGGGTTATGGCTACTTTTGGCTCCTGGTACCCAACCCTGAGGCCCGGCTTCAGCAGCTGGGCCTCTTCTGCAGTGTCTTCACCATCAGCATGTACCTCTCACCATTGGCTGACTTG GCTAAGGTCATTCAGACTAAATCAACCCAATGTCTCTCCTACCCACTCACCATTGCTACCgttctcacctctgcctcctggtgccTCTATGGGTTTCGACTCCGAGATCCCTACATCATG GTGTCCAACTTTCCAGGAATCGTCACCAGCTTTATCCGCTTCTGGCTTTTCTGGAAGTACCCCCAGGAGCAAGAGAGGAACTATTGGTTCCTGCAAACCTGA
- the DPM3 gene encoding dolichol-phosphate mannosyltransferase subunit 3 has protein sequence MTKLAQWLWGLAILGSTWAALTTGALGLELPLSCQEVLWPLPAYLLVSAGCYALATVGYRVATFHDCEDAARELQSQIQEARADLARRGLRF, from the coding sequence ATGACGAAATTAGCGCAGTGGCTTTGGGGACTGGCGATCCTGGGCTCCACCTGGGCGGCCCTGACCACGGGAGCCTTGGGCCTGGAGCTGCCCTTGTCCTGCCAGGAAGTCCTGTGGCCACTGCCCGCCTACTTGCTGGTGTCCGCCGGCTGCTATGCCCTGGCCACTGTGGGCTATCGTGTGGCCACTTTTCATGACTGCGAGGACGCCGCACGCGAGCTGCAGAGCCAGATACAGGAGGCCCGAGCCGACTTAGCCCGCAGGGGGCTGCGCTTCTGA